A genomic stretch from Petrimonas mucosa includes:
- a CDS encoding ISL3 family transposase produces the protein MNSIALFTLALGLEKPWIITKIDIDPSISQLDIHIDFERGSKFLMPDGAYYTAYDSSDHTWQHLNFFQYRCYLHARIPRVKQSDGKTEVQSVPWARKGSGFTLLFEAFSMLLIEKEMPVSSVASTLKVYAQRIWGIFNYWVERAHKKDIPENLTQIGFDETSQKKGHNYITHLVDLNERRVLYACQGKGSDCIEESVKYLESKHVDTTQIEDVCIDMSPSFIAGCTAYLPESQITFDKFHVVKEVNKAMDELRKLERTGNELLKGHKYTFLKKKLSDKLQTENDILLEMYPKLGQGYWLKEMFEDFWQIKDTEEAESYLAFWCDFAMESKIQPFIRLVNTIKAHWRGIVRYIKSKISNGILEGINSKIQLAKKRARGYRNSRNFINMIYFTCGKLKFDYPQYFI, from the coding sequence ATGAATTCAATAGCACTTTTCACTTTAGCATTAGGTTTGGAAAAACCGTGGATCATTACCAAAATAGATATTGATCCAAGCATATCACAGTTGGATATCCACATAGACTTTGAGCGAGGCTCAAAGTTTTTAATGCCCGACGGAGCTTATTATACAGCTTATGACAGTAGCGATCATACATGGCAACATCTGAATTTTTTCCAGTATCGCTGCTATTTGCATGCGCGCATACCCCGGGTAAAACAATCTGACGGCAAGACGGAGGTTCAAAGTGTACCTTGGGCACGAAAAGGAAGTGGTTTCACTTTATTGTTTGAAGCGTTCTCTATGTTGCTGATAGAGAAAGAAATGCCTGTAAGCAGCGTTGCTTCCACGTTAAAGGTTTACGCACAACGTATCTGGGGAATTTTCAATTATTGGGTAGAACGTGCACATAAAAAAGATATCCCTGAAAACTTAACTCAAATCGGTTTTGATGAAACTTCACAGAAGAAGGGGCATAACTACATCACACATTTGGTCGATTTGAACGAACGGCGTGTACTTTACGCCTGTCAGGGCAAAGGTTCTGATTGTATCGAAGAGAGCGTAAAGTATTTAGAAAGCAAACATGTAGATACCACTCAAATCGAAGATGTTTGTATAGATATGTCACCCTCTTTTATCGCGGGTTGCACAGCGTATCTTCCAGAGAGTCAAATAACATTTGATAAGTTTCACGTGGTAAAAGAGGTCAATAAGGCGATGGATGAACTCCGTAAATTAGAACGAACAGGAAATGAGCTGCTGAAAGGACATAAGTATACTTTTCTGAAAAAGAAATTGAGCGACAAACTACAAACAGAGAATGATATACTACTCGAGATGTATCCAAAGCTAGGGCAGGGATATTGGCTTAAAGAAATGTTTGAGGACTTTTGGCAGATAAAGGACACGGAAGAAGCAGAAAGCTATTTGGCCTTTTGGTGTGACTTTGCCATGGAATCTAAAATACAACCTTTTATCCGATTGGTAAATACCATTAAAGCCCACTGGAGAGGCATTGTGAGATATATAAAGAGTAAAATCTCAAATGGCATACTCGAAGGAATAAACTCAAAAATTCAATTGGCTAAAAAAAGAGCAAGGGGTTATAGAAACTCCCGGAATTTTATTAACATGATTTACTTTACCTGTGGCAAACTCAAATTTGACTACCCACAGTATTTCATATAG
- the metH gene encoding methionine synthase: MKIDEILKSRILILDGAMGTMIQRYKLTEEGYRGERFKDVAKLQKGNNDLLCITQPEIIEEIHCSYLAAGADIIETNTFNANAISMEDYGMSHLVREINASAVRIARKAAEKFTALDPDKPRFVAGSIGPTNKTASMSPDVENPMYRAVTFDDLRDAYFEQIDALVEGGVDILLIETIFDTLNAKAALFAAGEVARKHGKSIPVSLSVTLSDKAGRTLSGQTIEAFLISVSHVQLLSVGLNCSFGASDMKPYIKQLRRVSPFYISAYPNAGLPNQLGEYDETPETMAAQIREYIDEGLVNIIGGCCGTTPQHIAKYAELVSGVVPPKPMKQPNLMRLSGLEEFVLTPGINFVNIGERCNVAGSRRFLRLIQEEKYEEALQIARQQVEDGAQIIDINMDDGLLDGVREMTRFLNLLASDPDISRIPVMIDSSNWEVIEAGLKCVQGKSIVNSISLKNGEKQFLEEADKVRAYGAAVVVMAFDEKGQADNFERRIEICERAYRLLVGNGFPSQDIIFDPNVLAIATGMEEHRNYALDYLKSVKWIKSNLPGAKVSGGVSNLSFSFRGNSYVREAMHSVFLYHAIQAGMDMGIVNPAESVLYEDIAAEVKELMEDIIFNRREDATERLMEYAQSIKGKAAEESKEKVLEWRSLPLDERLSYALVKGISDFMEEDIAEALTVYPRAVDVIDKPLMRGMNVVGELFGSGRMFLPQVVKAARTMKRAVSILQPVIEAEKSSGEAQKAGKVVLATVKGDVHDIGKNIVSIVLSCNNYEIVDLGVMVSPEKIIETVMREQPDIVGLSGLITPSLEEMSIVAAEMEKAGFQMPLLIGGATTSKLHTALKIEPKYRRGAVVYVKDASQSPGVAANLLNSESKEQYLRQIRDEYAELRENNMDRNVELVPLQEAREKRFRIDWSGFVAEKPRMMGRKVLKQIPVEEIIPYIDWKFFFHGWNLSAKFASIAQSGYTPEERDAWAVRFREDEQEKAREAAKLYDDASSMLRRLVNDKADYIRAVCGLYEAYSENDTIVAGGISIPMLRQQKKSEKDEYLCLSDFIAPVTSGKKDYIGAFAVTAGFGAEELLKVFEADEDEYAALLLKSLLERLAEAATEWLHYMIRTEYWGFAADEKLSIADMLASRFRGIRPAVGYPSIPDQTMNFLLHDMLRTEEIGITLTENGMMNPPASVSGFVFAHPRSKYFVIGPLSEDQFNDYAVRRNVDKEMIRKFLSANL, translated from the coding sequence ATGAAGATAGATGAGATTTTGAAATCACGCATCCTCATTCTTGATGGAGCAATGGGGACAATGATACAGCGCTACAAACTCACTGAAGAGGGGTATCGTGGCGAACGGTTCAAGGATGTTGCGAAGCTGCAGAAAGGGAACAACGATCTGCTCTGCATCACGCAACCGGAAATCATTGAGGAGATCCATTGCAGCTATCTGGCTGCCGGTGCAGACATCATCGAAACAAATACCTTCAATGCCAATGCCATTTCGATGGAAGATTACGGGATGTCGCACCTGGTAAGGGAGATCAATGCATCGGCGGTGAGAATTGCACGAAAGGCCGCAGAGAAGTTTACTGCGCTCGATCCGGATAAACCCCGTTTTGTGGCCGGATCTATCGGTCCCACCAATAAGACCGCATCGATGAGTCCCGACGTGGAGAACCCGATGTATCGTGCCGTTACCTTCGACGATCTGCGTGATGCCTATTTCGAGCAGATCGATGCTTTGGTGGAGGGCGGGGTGGATATCCTGCTGATCGAGACGATTTTCGATACCCTTAACGCCAAGGCTGCCCTGTTTGCTGCCGGCGAGGTGGCCAGGAAGCATGGAAAGAGTATCCCCGTCTCACTTTCGGTGACACTTTCTGACAAGGCGGGCAGGACACTTTCAGGTCAAACGATCGAGGCTTTTCTCATATCGGTAAGTCATGTTCAGTTGCTTTCGGTGGGATTGAACTGCTCATTCGGCGCATCCGATATGAAGCCCTATATAAAACAGCTGCGACGCGTCTCTCCCTTTTACATAAGTGCCTATCCCAATGCAGGGCTGCCCAATCAGCTGGGCGAGTATGACGAGACGCCCGAAACGATGGCCGCCCAGATCAGGGAATATATCGACGAGGGATTGGTGAATATTATCGGTGGTTGCTGTGGAACCACTCCCCAACATATTGCGAAGTATGCCGAACTGGTAAGCGGTGTTGTGCCACCGAAACCGATGAAGCAGCCAAATTTGATGCGGCTTTCGGGTCTGGAGGAGTTTGTGCTCACGCCCGGAATCAACTTTGTGAATATCGGTGAACGTTGTAACGTGGCCGGTTCCCGCAGGTTTCTGCGACTGATCCAGGAGGAGAAATATGAGGAGGCCCTGCAGATAGCCCGGCAACAGGTGGAGGATGGTGCGCAGATCATCGACATAAATATGGATGATGGTCTGCTGGACGGTGTGCGTGAGATGACCCGCTTCCTCAACCTGCTGGCGTCCGATCCTGATATCTCGCGGATCCCGGTGATGATAGACTCGTCGAACTGGGAGGTGATCGAGGCCGGATTGAAGTGCGTGCAGGGAAAATCCATTGTCAACTCCATTTCACTGAAGAACGGCGAGAAGCAATTCCTGGAGGAGGCTGACAAGGTGAGGGCGTATGGTGCTGCCGTGGTGGTGATGGCTTTTGACGAGAAGGGGCAGGCCGACAATTTCGAGCGCCGCATCGAGATCTGCGAAAGGGCATACCGGTTGCTGGTCGGCAACGGTTTTCCTTCGCAGGATATCATATTCGATCCCAACGTGCTGGCTATCGCTACCGGAATGGAGGAGCACCGCAACTACGCTCTCGATTACCTGAAGAGCGTGAAGTGGATCAAGTCCAACCTCCCGGGGGCCAAGGTGAGCGGGGGGGTGAGCAACCTCTCATTCTCGTTCCGGGGAAACAGCTACGTCAGGGAGGCGATGCACTCGGTTTTTCTCTACCATGCCATCCAGGCAGGAATGGATATGGGGATTGTCAACCCGGCAGAATCGGTGTTGTATGAGGATATAGCTGCCGAGGTGAAGGAGTTGATGGAGGATATTATCTTCAATCGCAGGGAAGATGCCACGGAGCGTCTCATGGAGTATGCCCAGAGTATCAAGGGAAAGGCTGCCGAGGAGTCGAAAGAGAAGGTGCTCGAATGGCGTTCGCTGCCCCTCGATGAGCGGCTGAGCTACGCCCTAGTCAAGGGGATAAGTGATTTTATGGAGGAGGATATTGCGGAAGCGCTGACCGTATACCCGCGTGCAGTGGATGTGATTGACAAGCCATTGATGAGAGGAATGAACGTGGTGGGAGAGCTGTTCGGTTCAGGCAGGATGTTCCTACCGCAAGTGGTAAAGGCTGCCCGGACCATGAAGAGGGCAGTCTCCATTCTCCAGCCCGTGATCGAAGCCGAGAAATCTTCAGGGGAGGCACAGAAAGCGGGCAAGGTTGTCTTGGCCACCGTGAAGGGAGATGTGCACGATATCGGGAAAAATATCGTTTCCATTGTGCTGTCGTGCAATAATTACGAAATTGTGGATCTGGGGGTGATGGTTTCCCCTGAAAAGATCATCGAGACGGTTATGCGCGAGCAACCCGATATTGTGGGATTAAGCGGACTGATCACACCGTCGCTCGAAGAGATGAGTATTGTGGCAGCAGAAATGGAGAAGGCCGGGTTTCAGATGCCTTTGCTTATCGGTGGTGCCACTACATCGAAACTGCACACGGCCTTGAAAATTGAACCGAAATACAGAAGGGGTGCTGTGGTATATGTGAAGGATGCATCACAGAGTCCGGGCGTAGCCGCTAACCTGTTGAATTCCGAATCGAAGGAGCAATATCTCCGGCAGATACGGGATGAATATGCCGAACTGCGTGAAAACAACATGGACCGAAACGTGGAGCTGGTTCCGCTGCAAGAGGCGCGTGAAAAGAGGTTCAGGATCGACTGGAGCGGCTTCGTTGCCGAGAAGCCCAGGATGATGGGGCGGAAAGTGCTGAAACAGATCCCAGTGGAGGAGATCATCCCCTATATCGACTGGAAGTTTTTCTTTCATGGCTGGAACCTGTCGGCAAAGTTCGCCTCCATTGCACAGTCTGGCTACACGCCGGAAGAGCGCGATGCGTGGGCGGTCCGTTTCAGGGAGGACGAGCAGGAGAAAGCGAGGGAGGCGGCAAAACTATACGACGACGCAAGCAGTATGCTCCGGAGGTTGGTAAATGATAAGGCCGACTATATCCGTGCTGTTTGCGGACTCTATGAGGCGTATAGTGAAAACGACACCATAGTGGCCGGAGGGATCTCCATTCCCATGCTGCGTCAGCAGAAAAAGAGCGAGAAGGATGAATATCTCTGCCTGAGCGATTTCATTGCACCGGTAACCTCGGGGAAAAAGGACTATATCGGTGCTTTTGCGGTTACGGCAGGATTTGGTGCAGAGGAGTTGCTGAAGGTTTTCGAAGCCGACGAGGATGAGTATGCGGCTCTGTTGCTGAAATCATTGCTCGAGCGACTGGCCGAGGCTGCAACCGAATGGCTGCACTACATGATCAGGACAGAGTACTGGGGATTTGCGGCGGATGAGAAGCTGTCGATCGCCGACATGCTGGCATCGAGATTCAGGGGAATCCGGCCGGCAGTGGGATATCCCTCCATTCCCGACCAGACGATGAACTTCCTGCTGCACGATATGCTCCGGACGGAAGAGATCGGGATCACGTTGACTGAAAATGGGATGATGAATCCTCCGGCTTCGGTCAGCGGTTTTGTATTTGCCCATCCACGGTCGAAATACTTCGTTATCGGTCCCCTCTCCGAAGATCAGTTCAACGATTATGCCGTTCGGCGGAATGTCGACAAGGAGATGATCCGGAAGTTTCTGTCGGCAAATCTGTAA